The following coding sequences lie in one Phyllopteryx taeniolatus isolate TA_2022b chromosome 4, UOR_Ptae_1.2, whole genome shotgun sequence genomic window:
- the abcc6a gene encoding multidrug resistance-associated protein 1 isoform X2, with product MDAFCRLSGLDPLWDWNRTWYTANPDLTQCFQNTVLVWVPCVYLWLLAPLYCLHLYCHDHGRIQVSSLCIAKMVLGFLLASFGFVEFFYILLERSQEIEQHMVFLLSPIIRSMTVGIASDIVRYLAFFSYFTIQLVQLFLCCFSDLPPEGKNILEKNPCPVKDASFLSKILFWWFTGLVVKGYRTPLAAEDLWTLREEDTSHKIISVLQEDWTVECAKIQKQEKALTSGVALGSRLPDQAQLLRKLHKEQSSGFFLFRTLARKFGPYFLTGTMCIIFHDAFMFAIPQVLSLLLGFMREEDAPLWKGYFYATLMFLLSCLQSLFNHQYMYTCFTVGMRVKTAVMGLVYRKSLVINSAARRTCTVGEIVNLVSADTQKLMDFVVYFNAVWLAPIEIALCLFFLWQHLGPSALAGIATVILVFPLNGLIAKKRSKLQEIQMKFMDGRIRLMNEILNGIKILKFYAWEKAFLEQVLGYREKELKALKKSQILYSISIASFNSSSFMIAFAMFGVYIMLDDKNILDAQKVFVSMALINILKTPLSQLPFAISTTLQAVVSLKRLGKYLCSEELKVDNVLKASLSSDGEDVLIENGTFSWSAEGPPCLKRISIRVPRGSLVAVVGHVGSGKSSLLSAMLGETEKRSGHVTVKGSTAYVPQQAWIQNATVQDNVMFGREKLKTWYHRVLEACALLPDLNILPAGDATEIGEKGLNLSGGQKQRVSLARAVYRKADVYLLDDPLSAVDAHVGQHIFDKVIGPKGVLRDKTRILVTHGMSFLPQADLILVLVNGEITESGSYQELLSRRGAFADFIHTFASTERKESAIQRAGSRRSNARLSMVDFMPFSRDLSQEQLIGGDTTNTNLQNMEPVSEKEQEQVPEDLGKLTEVDKAHTGRVRLEMYQKYFKTIGLAIIIPIVFLYAFQQGASLAYNYWLSMWADDPIVNGTQIDADLKLSVFGALGFVQGISIFGTTVAISICGIIASRHLHMDLLVNVLHSPMSFFECTPSGNLLNRFAKEIDAIDCMVPEGLKMMLSYVFKLMEVCIIVLMATPFAAVIILPLAFLYAFVQSFYVATSCQLRRLEAVSRSPIYTHFNETVQGASVIRAFGDQSRFILQANDRVDFNQTSYFPRFVATRWLAVNLEFVGNGVVLAAAILSVMGKNTLSPGIVGLAVSHSLQVTGILSWIVRSWTDVENNIVSVERVNEYADTAKEASWTIEGSSLPLAWPQTGTIEFQDYGLQYRKGLELALKGITLQIHEREKVGIVGRTGAGKSSLALGIFRILEAAKGKIFIDGVNIADIGLHDLRSRITIIPQDPVLFSGSLRMNLDPFDTYTDEDVWNSLELAHLKNFVCNLPDKLNHECSEGGENLSLGQRQLVCLARALLRKTKILVLDEATAAVDLETDTLIQSTIRTQFEDCTVLTIAHRLNTIMDYTRVIVMDRGHISEMDSPTNLIAQQGQFFRMCREAGLV from the exons ATGGATGCCTTCTGCCGACTCAGTGGCCTGGACCCACTCTGG GACTGGAACCGCACTTGGTACACAGCCAACCCAGACTTGACCCAGTGTTTTCAGAACACAGTTCTAGTGTGGGTGCCCTGTGTCTATCTGTGGCTCCTGGCCCCCCTCTACTGCCTTCACCTTTACTGCCATGACCATGGACGCATTCAGGTGTCCTCCCTTTGTATCGCCAAGATG GTGCTCGGGTTTCTGTTGGCCTCTTTCGGCTTTGTGGAGTTTTTCTACATCTTACTGGAGAGGAGCCAGGAGATCGAGCAGCACATGGTCTTCCTTCTTAGCCCCATCATCCGCAGCATGACTGTG GGCATTGCCTCTGATATTGTGAGATATTTGGCTTTTTTCTCCTACTTCACGATTCAACTGGTCCAGCTCTTCTTGTGCTGCTTTTCCGACCTACCTCCAGaggggaaaaacattttggaaaag AATCCGTGCCCTGTTAAAGATGCCTCTTTTTTGTCCAAGATTCTCTTCTGGTGGTTTACTGG GCTTGTTGTGAAGGGATATCGCACTCCTCTGGCAGCAGAGGACCTGTGGACGCTGAGAGAGGAAGACACGTCACATAAGATTATCTCTGTGCTGCAAGAGGACTGGACAGTGGAATGTGCCAAGATTCAAAA GCAGGAAAAGGCCTTGACATCAGGTGTGGCACTGGGGAGCAGGTTGCCGGACCAAGCTCAGCTTCTCAGGAAGCTTCACAAGGAGCAGAGCTCTGGCTTCTTTCTGTTCAGAACTCTGGCACGCAAGTTTGGGCCATACTTCCTTACTGGTACAATGTGTATCATATTCCATGATGCCTTCATGTTCGCCATTCCCCAGGTGTTGAG TCTTCTGCTGGGCTTCATGCGAGAGGAAGATGCGCCATTGTGGAAGGGCTACTTCTACGCCACTCTCATGTTCCTGCTCTCTTGCCTCCAGTCCCTCTTCAACCATCAGTACATGTACACTTGCTTCACAGTGGGAATGAGGGTTAAGACAGCTGTTATGGGCCTGGTTTACAGGAAG TCTTTGGTGATAAATAGCGCTGCCAGGAGGACCTGCACTGTTGGAGAGATTGTAAATCTGGTTTCAGCAGATACTCAGAAGCTCATGGACTTTGTGGTGTACTTCAACGCTGTCTGGCTGGCCCCCATAGAAATTGCCCTTTGTCTCTTCTTCCTGTGGCAA CACCTTGGACCGTCAGCATTGGCAGGTATTGCCACAGTCATCCTCGTTTTTCCACTGAATGGACTGATAGCAAAGAAAAGAAGCAAGCTGCAG GAGATTCAAATGAAGTTCATGGATGGCCGCATCAGACTAATGAACGAGATTTTGAATGGAATAAAGATTCTGAAGTTCTATGCCTGGGAGAAGGCCTTCCTGGAGCAGGTGTTGGGTTATAGAGAAAAAGAGTTGAAGGCCCTGAAGAAGTCCCAGATCCTTTATTCCATCTCTATTGCATCTTTCAATTCCTCTTCTTTCATG ATTGCTTTTGCGATGTTTGGAGTCTACATAATGCTTGATGACAAAAACATCCTGGATGCTCAGAAGGTTTTTGTTTCAATGGCGCTGATCAACATTCTGAAGACCCCACTTAGCCAGCTTCCATTTGCAATAAGCACAACCTTGCAG GCTGTGGTTTCACTAAAACGTTTGGGGAAATATCTGTGCTCAGAGGAACTCAAAGTGGACAATGTCTTAAAGGCTTCATTGAGCTCTG ACGGGGAAGATGTGCTGATAGAAAATGGAACTTTCAGCTGGTCTGCGGAGGGCCCTCCATGTCTTAAAAG AATCTCCATCCGTGTGCCACGGGGTTCGCTTGTAGCTGTGGTCGGACACGTGGGCAGCGGAAAGTCGTCTTTATTGTCTGCCATGCTTGGAGAAACAGAAAAGAGAAGTGGTCATGTCACTGTGAAG GGTTCTACAGCATATGTGCCCCAGCAGGCTTGGATCCAAAATGCCACAGTCCAAGACAATGTCATGTTTGGGCGGGAAAAGCTGAAGACGTGGTACCACCGTGTGTTAGAAGCCTGTGCCCTTCTGCCTGACCTTAACATCCTACCTGCTGGAGATGCAACAGAAATTGGCGAGAAG GGGCTAAACCTCTCAGGCGGACAGAAGCAGAGAGTGAGCTTGGCCAGAGCTGTCTATCGGAAGGCAGATGTGTACCTGCTGGATGACCCACTGTCTGCTGTTGACGCACATGTTGGCCAACACATCTTCGACAAAGTCATCGGACCCAAGGGAGTGCTTAGAGACAAG ACCCGTATCCTGGTGACACATGGGATGAGCTTCCTGCCGCAAGCTGACCTCATCCTTGTCCTTGTAAACGGTGAAATCACAGAGAGCGGCTCCTACCAAGAACTCCTCAGCCGCCGTGGCGCCTTTGCGGATTTCATCCACACCTTTGCCAGCACTGAACGAAAAGAGAGCGCTATACAAAGAG CTGGCTCAAGGAGGTCCAATGCTCGTCTCAGCATGGTTGATTTCATGCCATTCTCCAGAGACTTGTCTCAGGAGCAGCTTATTGG GGGTgacacaacaaatacaaactTGCAGAATATGGAGCCTGTGTCTGAAAAAGAACAGGAACAGGTTCCTGAGGACCTTGGCAAGCTCACAGAGGTTGACAAGGCCCACACTGGACGA gtgaggctggagATGTACCAAAAGTACTTTAAGACCATAGGCCTGGCCATCATCATTCCCATTGTCTTCTTGTACGCCTTTCAGCAAGGAGCCTCGCTGGCCTACAACTACTGGCTGAGCATGTGGGCCGATGACCCAATTGTTAACGGTACCCAGATTGATGCTGACCTGAAACTGTCTGTCTTTGGAGCACTGGGCTTTGTTCAAG GCATTTCAATCTTTGGTACCACCGTAGCTATTTCCATCTGTGGCATCATTGCCTCTCGCCACTTGCATATGGACCTGCTGGTCAATGTGTTGCATTCGCCAATGTCTTTCTTTGAATGCACGCCCAGCGGCAACTTGCTCAACCGCTTTGCCAAAGAGATTGACGCCATTGACTGCATGGTGCCCGAGGGCCTAAAGATGATGCTGAGCTACGTCTTTAAACTGATGGAAGTGTGCATCATTGTGCTCATGGCAACACCCTTTGCTGCTGTGATCATCCTGCCTCTCGCATTCCTCTACGCCTTTGTGCAG AGCTTCTACGTTGCTACATCCTGTCAGCTGCGGAGGCTGGAAGCTGTGAGCCGCTCCCCCATCTACACCCACTTCAATGAGACGGTGCAGGGTGCCAGTGTCATCCGGGCCTTTGGCGATCAGTCTAGGTTCATTCTGCAGGCCAATGACAGGGTAGATTTCAACCAGACCTCCTACTTCCCCCGATTTGTGGCCACTCG ATGGCTGGCAGTCAATCTGGAGTTTGTTGGTAATGGAGTGGTGTTAGCAGCTGCCATTCTGTCCGTAATGGGAAAGAACACCCTGAGTCCAGGCATAGTGGGGTTGGCTGTGTCCCACTCTCTCCAG GTGACTGGAATCCTAAGTTGGATTGTTAGATCATGGACTGATGTCGAAAACAACATTGTTTCTGTGGAAAGAGTAAATGAGTATGCTGACACTGCAAAAGAG GCCAGCTGGACTATAGAAGGCAGTTCTTTGCCTCTGGCTTGGCCCCAGACAGGCACTATAGAGTTCCAGGACTATGGGTTGCAGTACCGCAAAGGCCTGGAGTTGGCTTTGAAAGGAATTACCTTGCAGATTCATGAAAGAGAGAAG GTGGGGATTGTGGGAAGGACAGGAGCTGGGAAATCCTCTCTTGCCCTGGGAATATTTAGAATCTTAGAGGCAGCAAAGGGAAAGATCTTTATTGATGGAGTCAATATTGCCGACATCGGACTCCATGATCTTCGATCACGCATTACAATCATTCCACAG GACCCTGTCTTGTTCTCGGGCTCCCTCCGGATGAACCTTGACCCGTTTGACACTTACACCGATGAAGATGTTTGGAATTCATTAGAGCTTGCTCATCTCAAGAACTTTGTGTGTAACCTGCCTGACAAACTCAACCATGAATGCTCAGAAGGAGGAGAAAACCTCAG CTTGGGTCAGCGTCAACTGGTGTGCCTTGCGAGAGCCTTGCTGAGGAAAACCAAAATCTTGGTTTTGGATGAGGCAACAGCTGCTGTGGACCTGGAGACTGACACACTGATCCAGTCCACAATCCGCACCCAGTTTGAAGACTGCACAGTCCTTACCATCGCTCACCGCCTTAACACCATCATGGATTACACAAG AGTGATTGTTATGGACCGAGGCCACATCTCTGAGATGGACTCTCCAACCAACCTCATTGCACAGCAGGGACAGTTCTTCCGAATGTGCCGGGAAGCTGGGCTGGTCTAG
- the abcc6a gene encoding multidrug resistance-associated protein 1 isoform X1 encodes MDAFCRLSGLDPLWDWNRTWYTANPDLTQCFQNTVLVWVPCVYLWLLAPLYCLHLYCHDHGRIQVSSLCIAKMVLGFLLASFGFVEFFYILLERSQEIEQHMVFLLSPIIRSMTVILALCIIQLERIRGCRSSVFLFLFWVLAVVCSLVPLRAKIQLVIDEGIASDIVRYLAFFSYFTIQLVQLFLCCFSDLPPEGKNILEKNPCPVKDASFLSKILFWWFTGLVVKGYRTPLAAEDLWTLREEDTSHKIISVLQEDWTVECAKIQKQEKALTSGVALGSRLPDQAQLLRKLHKEQSSGFFLFRTLARKFGPYFLTGTMCIIFHDAFMFAIPQVLSLLLGFMREEDAPLWKGYFYATLMFLLSCLQSLFNHQYMYTCFTVGMRVKTAVMGLVYRKSLVINSAARRTCTVGEIVNLVSADTQKLMDFVVYFNAVWLAPIEIALCLFFLWQHLGPSALAGIATVILVFPLNGLIAKKRSKLQEIQMKFMDGRIRLMNEILNGIKILKFYAWEKAFLEQVLGYREKELKALKKSQILYSISIASFNSSSFMIAFAMFGVYIMLDDKNILDAQKVFVSMALINILKTPLSQLPFAISTTLQAVVSLKRLGKYLCSEELKVDNVLKASLSSDGEDVLIENGTFSWSAEGPPCLKRISIRVPRGSLVAVVGHVGSGKSSLLSAMLGETEKRSGHVTVKGSTAYVPQQAWIQNATVQDNVMFGREKLKTWYHRVLEACALLPDLNILPAGDATEIGEKGLNLSGGQKQRVSLARAVYRKADVYLLDDPLSAVDAHVGQHIFDKVIGPKGVLRDKTRILVTHGMSFLPQADLILVLVNGEITESGSYQELLSRRGAFADFIHTFASTERKESAIQRAGSRRSNARLSMVDFMPFSRDLSQEQLIGGDTTNTNLQNMEPVSEKEQEQVPEDLGKLTEVDKAHTGRVRLEMYQKYFKTIGLAIIIPIVFLYAFQQGASLAYNYWLSMWADDPIVNGTQIDADLKLSVFGALGFVQGISIFGTTVAISICGIIASRHLHMDLLVNVLHSPMSFFECTPSGNLLNRFAKEIDAIDCMVPEGLKMMLSYVFKLMEVCIIVLMATPFAAVIILPLAFLYAFVQSFYVATSCQLRRLEAVSRSPIYTHFNETVQGASVIRAFGDQSRFILQANDRVDFNQTSYFPRFVATRWLAVNLEFVGNGVVLAAAILSVMGKNTLSPGIVGLAVSHSLQVTGILSWIVRSWTDVENNIVSVERVNEYADTAKEASWTIEGSSLPLAWPQTGTIEFQDYGLQYRKGLELALKGITLQIHEREKVGIVGRTGAGKSSLALGIFRILEAAKGKIFIDGVNIADIGLHDLRSRITIIPQDPVLFSGSLRMNLDPFDTYTDEDVWNSLELAHLKNFVCNLPDKLNHECSEGGENLSLGQRQLVCLARALLRKTKILVLDEATAAVDLETDTLIQSTIRTQFEDCTVLTIAHRLNTIMDYTRVIVMDRGHISEMDSPTNLIAQQGQFFRMCREAGLV; translated from the exons ATGGATGCCTTCTGCCGACTCAGTGGCCTGGACCCACTCTGG GACTGGAACCGCACTTGGTACACAGCCAACCCAGACTTGACCCAGTGTTTTCAGAACACAGTTCTAGTGTGGGTGCCCTGTGTCTATCTGTGGCTCCTGGCCCCCCTCTACTGCCTTCACCTTTACTGCCATGACCATGGACGCATTCAGGTGTCCTCCCTTTGTATCGCCAAGATG GTGCTCGGGTTTCTGTTGGCCTCTTTCGGCTTTGTGGAGTTTTTCTACATCTTACTGGAGAGGAGCCAGGAGATCGAGCAGCACATGGTCTTCCTTCTTAGCCCCATCATCCGCAGCATGACTGTG ATCCTGGCTTTATGCATCATCCAGTTGGAAAGAATACGAGGTTGTCGCTCTTCTGtattcctcttcctcttctgggTCTTGGCTGTTGTTTGTTCCCTGGTGCCTCTCAGAGCAAAGATCCAGCTGGTCATAGATGAG GGCATTGCCTCTGATATTGTGAGATATTTGGCTTTTTTCTCCTACTTCACGATTCAACTGGTCCAGCTCTTCTTGTGCTGCTTTTCCGACCTACCTCCAGaggggaaaaacattttggaaaag AATCCGTGCCCTGTTAAAGATGCCTCTTTTTTGTCCAAGATTCTCTTCTGGTGGTTTACTGG GCTTGTTGTGAAGGGATATCGCACTCCTCTGGCAGCAGAGGACCTGTGGACGCTGAGAGAGGAAGACACGTCACATAAGATTATCTCTGTGCTGCAAGAGGACTGGACAGTGGAATGTGCCAAGATTCAAAA GCAGGAAAAGGCCTTGACATCAGGTGTGGCACTGGGGAGCAGGTTGCCGGACCAAGCTCAGCTTCTCAGGAAGCTTCACAAGGAGCAGAGCTCTGGCTTCTTTCTGTTCAGAACTCTGGCACGCAAGTTTGGGCCATACTTCCTTACTGGTACAATGTGTATCATATTCCATGATGCCTTCATGTTCGCCATTCCCCAGGTGTTGAG TCTTCTGCTGGGCTTCATGCGAGAGGAAGATGCGCCATTGTGGAAGGGCTACTTCTACGCCACTCTCATGTTCCTGCTCTCTTGCCTCCAGTCCCTCTTCAACCATCAGTACATGTACACTTGCTTCACAGTGGGAATGAGGGTTAAGACAGCTGTTATGGGCCTGGTTTACAGGAAG TCTTTGGTGATAAATAGCGCTGCCAGGAGGACCTGCACTGTTGGAGAGATTGTAAATCTGGTTTCAGCAGATACTCAGAAGCTCATGGACTTTGTGGTGTACTTCAACGCTGTCTGGCTGGCCCCCATAGAAATTGCCCTTTGTCTCTTCTTCCTGTGGCAA CACCTTGGACCGTCAGCATTGGCAGGTATTGCCACAGTCATCCTCGTTTTTCCACTGAATGGACTGATAGCAAAGAAAAGAAGCAAGCTGCAG GAGATTCAAATGAAGTTCATGGATGGCCGCATCAGACTAATGAACGAGATTTTGAATGGAATAAAGATTCTGAAGTTCTATGCCTGGGAGAAGGCCTTCCTGGAGCAGGTGTTGGGTTATAGAGAAAAAGAGTTGAAGGCCCTGAAGAAGTCCCAGATCCTTTATTCCATCTCTATTGCATCTTTCAATTCCTCTTCTTTCATG ATTGCTTTTGCGATGTTTGGAGTCTACATAATGCTTGATGACAAAAACATCCTGGATGCTCAGAAGGTTTTTGTTTCAATGGCGCTGATCAACATTCTGAAGACCCCACTTAGCCAGCTTCCATTTGCAATAAGCACAACCTTGCAG GCTGTGGTTTCACTAAAACGTTTGGGGAAATATCTGTGCTCAGAGGAACTCAAAGTGGACAATGTCTTAAAGGCTTCATTGAGCTCTG ACGGGGAAGATGTGCTGATAGAAAATGGAACTTTCAGCTGGTCTGCGGAGGGCCCTCCATGTCTTAAAAG AATCTCCATCCGTGTGCCACGGGGTTCGCTTGTAGCTGTGGTCGGACACGTGGGCAGCGGAAAGTCGTCTTTATTGTCTGCCATGCTTGGAGAAACAGAAAAGAGAAGTGGTCATGTCACTGTGAAG GGTTCTACAGCATATGTGCCCCAGCAGGCTTGGATCCAAAATGCCACAGTCCAAGACAATGTCATGTTTGGGCGGGAAAAGCTGAAGACGTGGTACCACCGTGTGTTAGAAGCCTGTGCCCTTCTGCCTGACCTTAACATCCTACCTGCTGGAGATGCAACAGAAATTGGCGAGAAG GGGCTAAACCTCTCAGGCGGACAGAAGCAGAGAGTGAGCTTGGCCAGAGCTGTCTATCGGAAGGCAGATGTGTACCTGCTGGATGACCCACTGTCTGCTGTTGACGCACATGTTGGCCAACACATCTTCGACAAAGTCATCGGACCCAAGGGAGTGCTTAGAGACAAG ACCCGTATCCTGGTGACACATGGGATGAGCTTCCTGCCGCAAGCTGACCTCATCCTTGTCCTTGTAAACGGTGAAATCACAGAGAGCGGCTCCTACCAAGAACTCCTCAGCCGCCGTGGCGCCTTTGCGGATTTCATCCACACCTTTGCCAGCACTGAACGAAAAGAGAGCGCTATACAAAGAG CTGGCTCAAGGAGGTCCAATGCTCGTCTCAGCATGGTTGATTTCATGCCATTCTCCAGAGACTTGTCTCAGGAGCAGCTTATTGG GGGTgacacaacaaatacaaactTGCAGAATATGGAGCCTGTGTCTGAAAAAGAACAGGAACAGGTTCCTGAGGACCTTGGCAAGCTCACAGAGGTTGACAAGGCCCACACTGGACGA gtgaggctggagATGTACCAAAAGTACTTTAAGACCATAGGCCTGGCCATCATCATTCCCATTGTCTTCTTGTACGCCTTTCAGCAAGGAGCCTCGCTGGCCTACAACTACTGGCTGAGCATGTGGGCCGATGACCCAATTGTTAACGGTACCCAGATTGATGCTGACCTGAAACTGTCTGTCTTTGGAGCACTGGGCTTTGTTCAAG GCATTTCAATCTTTGGTACCACCGTAGCTATTTCCATCTGTGGCATCATTGCCTCTCGCCACTTGCATATGGACCTGCTGGTCAATGTGTTGCATTCGCCAATGTCTTTCTTTGAATGCACGCCCAGCGGCAACTTGCTCAACCGCTTTGCCAAAGAGATTGACGCCATTGACTGCATGGTGCCCGAGGGCCTAAAGATGATGCTGAGCTACGTCTTTAAACTGATGGAAGTGTGCATCATTGTGCTCATGGCAACACCCTTTGCTGCTGTGATCATCCTGCCTCTCGCATTCCTCTACGCCTTTGTGCAG AGCTTCTACGTTGCTACATCCTGTCAGCTGCGGAGGCTGGAAGCTGTGAGCCGCTCCCCCATCTACACCCACTTCAATGAGACGGTGCAGGGTGCCAGTGTCATCCGGGCCTTTGGCGATCAGTCTAGGTTCATTCTGCAGGCCAATGACAGGGTAGATTTCAACCAGACCTCCTACTTCCCCCGATTTGTGGCCACTCG ATGGCTGGCAGTCAATCTGGAGTTTGTTGGTAATGGAGTGGTGTTAGCAGCTGCCATTCTGTCCGTAATGGGAAAGAACACCCTGAGTCCAGGCATAGTGGGGTTGGCTGTGTCCCACTCTCTCCAG GTGACTGGAATCCTAAGTTGGATTGTTAGATCATGGACTGATGTCGAAAACAACATTGTTTCTGTGGAAAGAGTAAATGAGTATGCTGACACTGCAAAAGAG GCCAGCTGGACTATAGAAGGCAGTTCTTTGCCTCTGGCTTGGCCCCAGACAGGCACTATAGAGTTCCAGGACTATGGGTTGCAGTACCGCAAAGGCCTGGAGTTGGCTTTGAAAGGAATTACCTTGCAGATTCATGAAAGAGAGAAG GTGGGGATTGTGGGAAGGACAGGAGCTGGGAAATCCTCTCTTGCCCTGGGAATATTTAGAATCTTAGAGGCAGCAAAGGGAAAGATCTTTATTGATGGAGTCAATATTGCCGACATCGGACTCCATGATCTTCGATCACGCATTACAATCATTCCACAG GACCCTGTCTTGTTCTCGGGCTCCCTCCGGATGAACCTTGACCCGTTTGACACTTACACCGATGAAGATGTTTGGAATTCATTAGAGCTTGCTCATCTCAAGAACTTTGTGTGTAACCTGCCTGACAAACTCAACCATGAATGCTCAGAAGGAGGAGAAAACCTCAG CTTGGGTCAGCGTCAACTGGTGTGCCTTGCGAGAGCCTTGCTGAGGAAAACCAAAATCTTGGTTTTGGATGAGGCAACAGCTGCTGTGGACCTGGAGACTGACACACTGATCCAGTCCACAATCCGCACCCAGTTTGAAGACTGCACAGTCCTTACCATCGCTCACCGCCTTAACACCATCATGGATTACACAAG AGTGATTGTTATGGACCGAGGCCACATCTCTGAGATGGACTCTCCAACCAACCTCATTGCACAGCAGGGACAGTTCTTCCGAATGTGCCGGGAAGCTGGGCTGGTCTAG